A window from Leguminivora glycinivorella isolate SPB_JAAS2020 chromosome 16, LegGlyc_1.1, whole genome shotgun sequence encodes these proteins:
- the LOC125234538 gene encoding uncharacterized protein LOC125234538 gives MFNVTLCLIVVSHSSTAEITPLTLVFFKPSKSTALAVAKDSSEPWSTRARSTCDCPDSAVTCTNAVVSKVPRPGCRPRDALDDVCATTTNVHFTSLVAVT, from the exons ATGTTCAACGTTACCCTATGCTTGATTGTCGTCTCACACTCTTCAACGGCAGAGATCACTCCGCTGACCTTGGTTTTCTTCAAACCCAGCAAATCGACCGCCCTTGCAGTCGCGAAGGACTCCTCCGAGCCCTGGTCGACGAGAGCCCGCAGCACGTGTGACTGCCCCGACTCCGCTGTGACGTGCACCAATGCTGTCGTCAGCAAGGTGCCTAGACCAGGTTGTAGACCTCGTGATGCGCTCGACGACGTGTGCGCAACAACGACG AATGTGCACTTCACTTCGCTCGTTGCAGTTACATGA